From Halorussus lipolyticus:
GTCGTTGTCGTCGACGCTCACCGTCTCGGTGACGGTCCGACCGCGCGAGTCTATCATCACGACGAGAACTTCGTCGAGACCGGGCGCGACGCCCGTGACCTCGACGGTGCCGTCCTCGACGGCGATTTGGTCGTTGTACGTCTGGAAGACGTAGGTCGGGTTCTCCTGCTGAGTCTGATTCTGCTGTGTTTGCATGTTCATTCCGGCTCCGTCACCGAAGTACGCGACCATCGAGGAGTTACCACCACCGCCGCCGAGCGTCGGCTCGGTGACGATGATGGAACTCTGTTCGCTGGTGGCGCTACTGAACTCGGACGTCGAGAGCGTCTCGGCGATGTCACCGTTCTGGGTCACGTCCACGGCTTCGACCACGCCGAGGCGGTAGCGACCCGGAATCGAGAGGATGTCGTTGGCCTGCGAGAGGCGCACGTCGCGCTCCTCCCACTCGCCGTCGGCGTCCACGCTGATGAGGTCCTGCTGGTTGAGTTCGCCGTCCTCGCTGATGTCCACGAGTTCCCAGTCGCCTTGGTCGCGGACGTACACTGCCACGTCGTCCACGCCGGGTGCGGCGGTACCGCTCACATCGACTTCCTGTCCGGCGATGTACGTCCCGGCCGGGCTATCGATGTTGAGAACGCCCTCGCGGATGTCGAGCGAGAAGTCGTCCTCGGTGTCGCCGAGGTCTTCTGCGACCTCCGAGATGTTCTGGTCGGCGTCGTAGAGGTTCACGTCAACACTCGTGTCGTCGAGGTACGTGGTGTCGATTTGACCGACGCCGAGACCGGTGTCGTCGTCAACCTCGATCTGCGCCCACGCGAAGTCGGCGCGGTCGTCGTCGTTCGTGTCGATGCTCCCGCGGTCGATGACGTCTTCCACGTCGCGGAAGACGCGCTCATCGACCTGATTGTTCCGGAAGTCGGTGTCCTCGATGGTGACGATGTGGGTCGCACCGGCGGTCGAACCCCGGATGGTGTACTTGACGTTCTGGCCGCGCGTCGCCTCGTCGTTGTCGAGGTCGAGGACCGGGTTGTCGTCGCCGGTCACCGAGATGACAGTCGAACGAGTGGCCGACCCGGTGTCGAGTTCGTCCCACCCTTCGACCGTGATGGTGTAGTCACCGGCGTCTTGGTCGCTCAGGTCGATTGCCCAGTACGTGGCTTCGAGGTCCTGCGTGGGACCCTCGGTATCGTTGAACTGACCGAGGCCCTGCAGGTACTCGACACCGGTCTCGGTACCGCGCTGGCCGACGCTCTCGACCAGTCCGGGATTATCGGCGTAGGGACCGGTGAGACGCTGGCGTTGCTGGTCCGAGAGGTCTTCGACGCTGGTCAGCACGTCGCCGGTGATTTCGTTCCCGTCCTCGTCGGTGACTTCGAGCGAGAGGTCCTCGGCGCGCTGGAAGTTCCACTCGGCGCTAATGAGGAGCGTCTCGTCTTCTTGGACGGTCGAACCCTCCACGTCCACGCCGCGCGTGTTGAAGACTTCGAGGTCGGTCACGCGCGGTCGCTGGACGGTCACGCCGATGTTCGCGGCGCGGCCGTCGATGGCGTACTGACCGAGTTCTTGGTCCTCGGGAACGGGCGATTCGAGGGGGATGCCCTCAGCGTTCCCCGAGACGCCGATGAGGTTGGCCGGGTTGACCTGCTCACCGTTGTCGGTAACGAAGTCGATGTCGTCCTCACCTTGGAAGACGACCGGCTTCTGCTCGGAGACGACTACGTCGTTCGGCCCGCCGACGCCCGGATTGAACGTCGGTTGATTCCCCCCGCGCTGTACGTCGGCACCCAACACGGCCCCCGACATCGCTATGGTCGAGAGAACCATCAGTGCTGTAAGTACGAGTGCACTTGCTTTCTTTCTTGATGTTATTTTTATCATTATTTCTATTATCTGCTTCTGATATGGGGATTCTCAGACCCCTACCAGTGTTCGGCTAGCGGTACCCCCCATCCCGTCGTCACCCGTCAAATCGTCGTCTCCGCACCTGACTGCTACCGAGTTTCACCTCAGACGAACTGGACGCCAGATTGACTGATAAAGAGCGCAGACCGTTTTCGGCCCGACTGCTTAGGTATTCCCTAATACGCCGAGTCCACGAGAGAGTGAACTCCGGACAACGCAGGTTACTCACATAGGCCAAGAATATCTCTCCCAGAGATTGAGGATAGGCCGAGAGTAGTATCCGAATTCGGTCATACCGCGATTCGTGCGAGTTCCACGGGTCGCCCCGGTCTGAGAACGAAACTCGCGTAGAATGCCGTGTTACCTCTATTTGCGCACGGAATGAACTCCGAGGACCTATCATCTGCGAAAGCATACGAGAGCCGACCGGTTAGGATAATCCAACTGAACTGTCTCGGTACGGTCACGTCCGTATTCGACTCTCGTTCGAAGGGCAAGTACCATCGCTTATATGCCGTTATCCCTCGATTGTGGTCCGTTCGCTCGGTAGGCGGGTCCACAGAGCGAGGCTAACGCCAGTAAGTAGCTGTGTACCTCGTCTCCGGAGTCGTTACCCCGAGGGGTTTAAACCAATCGGGGTGGAGTCAGGGCAACAGCCCTGCGATGGCCTCTCGCTTCCACCACGCGAGGACCAGCGCGACGAGCGCCGCGCCGCCGACTACCAGTCCGGTGAGTGGCAGGTCGGCGGGGAGCGGGAGTCCTCGGCGCTCTCGCTCGGTTACTTCGACCGGCACGCGATAGGTGTCCGACAGCACCGTATCGCCGCGTTGGTTCTCGTAGGTGAAATCGACCGAGACCGGGTAGGTCTTCGGAATCGCGCCGCCGGCAGACGCCACGGCGAACCGCAGGATTGCGGACTCGTTGGGTTCGAGACGCGAGACGAACGCCTCGTCATTGTCGCTCGACAAGGGGTCGCTGGCGAACAGTTTGGCCTCCACGTCTCTGAGCGTCTGGTTGGCGGTGTTGGTGACTCGGAAGGCGACGACTTCGGACCCGCCAGAGGAGACGGTGGCGTTGACCGGTTCGACCCGGAACTCGTCTCTCTCCTCGGCGATGGTGACGCGGGCATCCACGGTGTCGCTGATTCGCAGGTCGTCGTTCTGATTGCGGTAGCGCACTCTGAACGAGACCTGTCTGGGTCCGGCCTCGGCCTCGCCGTTCACGTCCACGGTGAACTCGAAGGAGGCCGACTCGCCGGGTTGGAGTTGTCCGACCGCGAACTCGGTTTCGCGAGGGTCGAGGTTCGGGTTGTTGGTCCGCAGGACCACCACGGCGTTCGACACCGTGCGGTTCCCGGCGTTGACGACTTCGCCCGCGAGGTCCCCGGTATCGCCGACCCGGAGGTCACCCCGGACGTTTCCGACCGAGAAGGCTTGCTCCTCGCCGACTTGGACGCGAGCGTCGAGCGGAGAACTGACGCGAGGGTCGCCGTCCCGGTTGCGGTAGCGCACCCGGAACGAGACTTGCCGAGGACCGGCGTCCGAGGAGTTGGGCACGTCTACGGTGTACTCGAAGGGGACCTCCTCGCCGGGTTCGAGGGTCCCGAGTGCGAACTCGGCGCTTCTGGGTCGGAGGTTGGTCGCGTCCGTGCCGAAGACCACGACGGCGTTCGAGACGCTGGTCTCGCCCGTGTTGGTAATCGTGCCCGAGACGGTACCGCTGTCGCCGACTTGGAGGTCGCTGACGACGCTCCGGGCCGCGAAGGTGCGCTCGCCGCCGACCCGGACGCTGGCGTCGAGGGAATCGCTGAATCGGATTTCGTCGTCGGCGTTCCGGTAGCGTATCCTGAACGATACCTGTCGGACGCCGGGGTCGGACTCGTTCGGGACCGAGGCCTCGAAGTCGAACTGGGCAGACTCGCCGGGCGCGAGGTCACCGACCGCGAACTCGGTGGTCTTGGGTTCGAAGTTGGTACCTTCGGTCCGGAGGACCACCACGGCGTCCGAGGCGTTTCGGGTCCCGGTGTTGACGACCGTGCCCGAGATGGTGCCGCGCTCGCCGACCGAGAGGCCGGCGGCGGTCGCTCGCAGGCCGAAGGTCTGTTCGCGGGCGACGGCGACGCGGGCGTCGATGGCGTCGCTAGTCCGGGTGTCGCCCGAGGGGTTGCGGTAGCGCACCCGGAAACTGACTCTGCGAGGGCCGGGTTCGGTGTCGTTTCCGGTCTCGACGGTGAAACTGAAGTTGGTCGATTCGCCCGGTGCGAGGTCCCCGATTGCGAACTCGGTCGCTCTCGGTCGGAAGTTCGAACCGTTCGTTTGGAGGAGAACCACGGCGTTCGAGATTTCGGTCTCGCCGGTGTTGACCACGCGCCCGGTGACGAGGCCGGTGTCGCCGACCCGGAGCGAGCTATCGACCTGTCGGACCGCGAAGGTCTGTTCGGTGCCGACCGCCACGCCGAAAGTGAGGCGCTTGGACTGCCCGGTGACGCCGTTGGGGTTCTCGTAGGCCACCACGGCGTCGGCGAGGTAGGTGCCGGGCGCGGTGTCGGCGCTCGCGCCCACTGTAATCTCGAACGTCCGGGTCTGGCCGGGTTCGAGGCGGTCGAAGAAGACGCTGGTGCGCTGTCGGCGGTCGTTCGCGCCCCCGAAGAAAACCGACGAGTTCGCCGCCGAGAGTCGGACCTGTGCGTTCGTGGCGGGTTGGGTGCCGGTGTTGGTGACGTTGAGCCGATAGGTAGTGGTGTCACCGGCGGTGACGCGCGTGAGGTTCTGGGTCCGAATCTCGAATCTGGGACGGTCCTCTACGACGATAGTGAGGTACGCGGTGGTGGTTCTGGTGGAGTCGCCGTACTCCGGCGCGGCGTTCGGCCCGTAGCGCACGAAGTTGGTGTAGTCGTACTCGACCCGAACCGGAATCTCGTAGGTGCCCGGCGCGATGGAGTCCGAAATCTCGACGTTGAACCCGAACGGCCCGGAGACGCCCTCGGGAACGGTTCCGGCGAACACCGTCCCGGTCTCGACCTCGATATTCCGGGCCAGTCGGTCGTCCATCCGGGTCTCGTCGATTTCGAGTCTCACGTTCCGGGCAGTCGTCACGCGCTGTTCGTACTGGGCGGGGCCGCCGCGGTCCAAGTCGCCGCTGTTGGAGACGAACACGTCGAGGACGGCCTGCTCGCCCGCCCCGAGACGGTTCTCGGTCGCCGAGAGTTCGATATTGGGACGACCGACGACCGTGCCCTCGTCTTGCGCGAGTGCGGAACTACCGGCGGTCGCGGCGAACGCGGGACCTCCGCTCGTCGCAACGAACGCGGCCGTCACGACCGCGGCGACGAACGCGACTGTGGTTCTCATGACACGCTAATGCGTTCCCGAGAACAATAACGCCACACTCGGTGAGCGACCGTTAAATCCGGGAAAGGGACGATTTACCGCGGTCCAGCAGGCGTTTCCCCGCCTCCGCGCCCGCCGCCCCGCGAAAAGAGGAACACCGCGAACAGGATTGGCGAGACGAACGCGAGGACGACGGCGCTGGCAAACAGGAGTATCGGGAGCGGAATCCCGCCGCCTCCGCCTTCGACCTGCCCGGTCACGTTCAGGTCGCCGACCATCGTGGTCGGGTGAATCGTGCAGATGTACTGCGTCATCTGCGGGGTCGCGGTGAACGTCACCGAGGCCGTCGTACCCTCGCCGGTGACGAGTTCGCTCTGGACGATGGCGTTGCCACTCCCGTCCTGTATCGTGATATTGTGGGGCGCGCCGTCGATGTTCTCGAACCAGAATTCGTACTCTTGGCCCGCCTCCAACTCGATGGTCGGGTTGTCCTCGCCCTCGATTGGGGCCGG
This genomic window contains:
- a CDS encoding cupredoxin domain-containing protein, with product MMGESSTAESERAGSAEDEIASETDPTSEDEEALTRRGFVQRAGTTAAAVGAAGIAASGSATAQDTETYRFGGEVAAWRGREPAPIEGEDNPTIELEAGQEYEFWFENIDGAPHNITIQDGSGNAIVQSELVTGEGTTASVTFTATPQMTQYICTIHPTTMVGDLNVTGQVEGGGGGIPLPILLFASAVVLAFVSPILFAVFLFSRGGGRGGGETPAGPR
- a CDS encoding CARDB domain-containing protein — encoded protein: MRTTVAFVAAVVTAAFVATSGGPAFAATAGSSALAQDEGTVVGRPNIELSATENRLGAGEQAVLDVFVSNSGDLDRGGPAQYEQRVTTARNVRLEIDETRMDDRLARNIEVETGTVFAGTVPEGVSGPFGFNVEISDSIAPGTYEIPVRVEYDYTNFVRYGPNAAPEYGDSTRTTTAYLTIVVEDRPRFEIRTQNLTRVTAGDTTTYRLNVTNTGTQPATNAQVRLSAANSSVFFGGANDRRQRTSVFFDRLEPGQTRTFEITVGASADTAPGTYLADAVVAYENPNGVTGQSKRLTFGVAVGTEQTFAVRQVDSSLRVGDTGLVTGRVVNTGETEISNAVVLLQTNGSNFRPRATEFAIGDLAPGESTNFSFTVETGNDTEPGPRRVSFRVRYRNPSGDTRTSDAIDARVAVAREQTFGLRATAAGLSVGERGTISGTVVNTGTRNASDAVVVLRTEGTNFEPKTTEFAVGDLAPGESAQFDFEASVPNESDPGVRQVSFRIRYRNADDEIRFSDSLDASVRVGGERTFAARSVVSDLQVGDSGTVSGTITNTGETSVSNAVVVFGTDATNLRPRSAEFALGTLEPGEEVPFEYTVDVPNSSDAGPRQVSFRVRYRNRDGDPRVSSPLDARVQVGEEQAFSVGNVRGDLRVGDTGDLAGEVVNAGNRTVSNAVVVLRTNNPNLDPRETEFAVGQLQPGESASFEFTVDVNGEAEAGPRQVSFRVRYRNQNDDLRISDTVDARVTIAEERDEFRVEPVNATVSSGGSEVVAFRVTNTANQTLRDVEAKLFASDPLSSDNDEAFVSRLEPNESAILRFAVASAGGAIPKTYPVSVDFTYENQRGDTVLSDTYRVPVEVTERERRGLPLPADLPLTGLVVGGAALVALVLAWWKREAIAGLLP